Proteins from a genomic interval of Chloroherpetonaceae bacterium:
- the folB gene encoding dihydroneopterin aldolase, with translation MGSNYARSCVRLSNAIFYAYHGVGKAEHKVGARYEVDAELYFDFSAAGQTDSLKKTVDYEQVYAKISRVITSRKFYLIEAVAKKIADELMEDFPILEAVHIRVRKRNPPVGGVCDFAEADYFTARAKPDST, from the coding sequence ATGGGTTCAAACTACGCACGCAGTTGCGTCCGGCTCTCCAATGCAATTTTTTATGCCTATCACGGGGTCGGCAAAGCAGAACATAAAGTTGGTGCGCGATACGAAGTGGACGCAGAGCTATACTTTGATTTTTCAGCCGCAGGGCAAACAGACTCCCTGAAAAAAACAGTAGACTACGAGCAAGTCTATGCAAAAATCTCTCGCGTCATTACCTCACGAAAATTCTACCTTATTGAAGCAGTCGCTAAAAAAATTGCCGATGAGCTGATGGAGGATTTCCCTATTTTGGAAGCCGTGCATATCAGAGTGCGAAAACGCAACCCGCCTGTAGGGGGCGTCTGCGATTTTGCCGAAGCGGATTACTTTACTGCACGCGCAAAGCCAGACAGCACATAG
- a CDS encoding tetratricopeptide repeat protein, which produces MSLLASLILHTTLLQSIAAGDAAFLKIDYPSAISIYESLLEKSPDNAELLWRLARVYVCQGDVVSFSEKENFYRKAEHYARRAIRADPNKGEAYTWLAAALGNLAMYYGGGAKVQLATEIKQALDKAIALNPRDDVAYSILGSFYRSLASVGWFERQVANVFLGGLPEGGFAEAEKALKKAIELSPKTMRHYFELGLLYLDHNRLKEAQAALEQAQQQPILVASDRQRLIQIKKMLEHINAQLR; this is translated from the coding sequence ATGAGCCTTTTGGCTTCACTTATTTTGCACACTACGCTCCTGCAGTCCATTGCAGCTGGCGACGCCGCATTTCTTAAAATTGATTACCCCAGCGCTATCTCGATTTATGAATCGCTCTTAGAAAAATCGCCTGATAATGCGGAACTGCTTTGGCGGCTGGCACGTGTTTATGTATGCCAAGGTGATGTGGTCTCTTTTTCCGAGAAGGAAAACTTTTACCGTAAGGCAGAGCATTATGCACGGCGTGCGATTCGTGCCGACCCCAACAAGGGCGAGGCTTATACATGGCTGGCGGCTGCCTTAGGCAACCTTGCGATGTATTACGGCGGCGGTGCAAAGGTGCAACTTGCCACCGAAATCAAGCAAGCCTTAGATAAGGCGATTGCACTGAATCCCAGAGACGATGTGGCTTACTCAATCCTTGGTTCATTTTATCGCTCACTTGCCAGCGTAGGTTGGTTTGAGCGGCAAGTTGCCAACGTTTTTCTTGGCGGTTTGCCTGAGGGAGGTTTCGCCGAAGCGGAAAAGGCTTTAAAAAAGGCGATTGAGCTATCTCCCAAAACAATGCGCCACTACTTTGAATTGGGCTTGCTATATTTGGACCACAACCGCTTAAAAGAAGCACAAGCGGCGCTCGAGCAAGCACAGCAGCAACCTATCTTGGTTGCCAGCGACCGCCAGCGCCTTATACAAATCAAAAAGATGCTGGAACACATCAATGCGCAACTGCGCTAA